The following proteins are co-located in the Callithrix jacchus isolate 240 chromosome 10, calJac240_pri, whole genome shotgun sequence genome:
- the SF1 gene encoding splicing factor 1 isoform X11: protein MATGANATPLDFPSKKRKRSRWNQDTMEQKTVIPGMPTVIPPGLTREQERAYIVQLQIEDLTRKLRTGDLGIPPNPEDRSPSPEPIYNSEGKRLNTREFRTRKKLEEERHNLITEMVALNPDFKPPADYKPPATRVSDKVMIPQDEYPEINFVGLLIGPRGNTLKNIEKECNAKIMIRGKGSVKEGKVGRKDGQMLPGEDEPLHALVTANTMENVKKAVEQIRNILKQGIETPEDQNDLRKMQLRELARLNGTLREDDNRILRPWQSSETRSITNTTVCTKCGGAGHIASDCKFQRPGDPQSAQDKARMDKEYLSLMAELGEAPVPASVGSTSGPATTPLASAPRPAAPANNPPPPSLMSTTQSRPPWMNSGPSESRPYHGMHGGGPGGPGGGPHSFPHPLPSLTGGHGGHPMQHNPNGPPPPWMQPPPPPMNQGPHPPGHHGPPPMGKSVPGKYACGLWGLSPASRKRYDAATAYGHDAAAASASQWAAPAPSLWSSSPMATAAAAASATPSAQQQYGFQYPLAMAAKYDDYHHERWHRVHPAMATAAGGCRSFSRSPSDARQPHYGAPAPRGPAASAAWGPSPSAASTAWFHRHDVCPAPSSSASHGPF, encoded by the exons ATGGCGACCGGAGCGAACGCCACGCCGCTGG ACTTCCCAAGTAAGAAGCGGAAGAGGAGCCGCTGGAACCAAGACACAATGGAACAAAAGACAGTGATTCCGGGAATGCCTACAGTTATTCCCCCTGGACTTACTCGAGAACAAGAAAGAGCTTACATAG TGCAACTGCAGATAGAAGACCTGACTCGTAAACTGCGCACAGGAGACCTGGGCATCCCCCCTAACCCTGAGGACAG GTCCCCTTCCCCTGAGCCCATCTACAATAGTGAGGGGAAGCGGCTTAATACCCGAGAGTTCCGCACCCGCAAAAAGCTGGAAGAGGAGCGGCACAACCTCATCACTGAGATGGTTGCACTCAACCCGGATTTTAAGCCACCTGCAGATTACAA ACCTCCAGCAACACGTGTGAGTGATAAAGTCATGATTCCACAAGATGAATACCCAGAAATCAACTTTGTGGGGCTGCTCATTGGGCCCAG AGGGAACACCCTAAAGAACATAGAGAAGGAGTGCAATGCCAAGATTATGATCCGGGGGAAAGGATCTGTGAAAGAAGGGAAGGTTGGGCGCAAAGATGGCCAGATGTTGCCAGGAGAAGATGAGCCACTTCATGCCCTGGTCACCGCCAATACAATGGAGAACGTCAAAAAGGCAGTGGAACAG ATAAGAAACATCTTGAAGCAGGGTATCGAGACCCCAGAAGACCAGAATGATCTACGGAAGATGCAGCTTCGGGAGTTGGCTCGCTTGAATGGGACCCTTCGGGAAGATGACAACAG GATCTTAAGACCTTGGCAGAGTTCAGAGACCCGCAGCATTACCAACACCACGGTGTGTACCAAGTGTGGAGGGGCTGGCCACATCGCTTCAGACTGCAAATTCCAAAG GCCTGGTGATCCCCAGTCAGCTCAGGATAAAGCACGGATGGATAAAGAATATTTGTCCCTCATGGCTGAACTGGGTGAAGCGCCCGTCCCAGCATCTGTGGGCTCCACCTctgggcctgccaccacacccctgGCCAGTGCACCTCGTCCTGCTGCTCCCGCCAACAACCCACCTCCGCCG TCTCTCATGTCCACCACTCAGAGTCGCCCACCCTGGATGAATTCTGGCCCTTCAGAGAGTCGGCCTTACCATGGCATGCACGGAGGTGGTCCTGGTGGGCCCGGAGGCGGCCCCCACAGCTTCCCACACCCGTTACCCAGCCTGACAGGTGGGCATGGTGGACATCCCATGCAGCACAACCCCAATGGACCCCCACCCCCTTGGATGCAGCCACCACCACCTCCGATGAACCAGGGCCCCCACCCACCTGGGCACCATGGCCCTCCTCCAATGGGTAA ATCAGTACCTGGGAAGTACGCCTGTGGGCTCTGGGGTCTATCGCCTGCATCAAGGAAAAG GTATGATGCCGCCACCGCCTATGGGCATGatgccgccgccgcctccgcctcccagtggGCAGCCCCCGCCCCCTCCCTCTGGTCCTCTTCCCCCatggcaacagcagcagcagcagcctccgCCACCCCCTCCGCCCAGCAGCAGTATGGCTTCCAGTACCCCCTTGCCATGGCAGCAAA ATACGACGACTACCACCACGAGCGCTGGCACAGGGTCCATCCCGCCATGGCAACAGCAGCAGGCGGCTGCCGCAGCTTCTCCAGGAGCCCCTCAGATGCAAGGCAACCCCACTATGGTGCCCCTGCCCCCCGGGGTCCAGCCGCCTCTGCCGCCTGGGGCCCCTCCCCCTCCGCCGCCTCCACCGCCTGGTTCCACCGGCATGATGTATGCCCCGccccctcctcctccgcctcccatggACCCTTCTAA
- the SF1 gene encoding splicing factor 1 isoform X12 — protein MATGANATPLDFPSKKRKRSRWNQDTMEQKTVIPGMPTVIPPGLTREQERAYIVQLQIEDLTRKLRTGDLGIPPNPEDRSPSPEPIYNSEGKRLNTREFRTRKKLEEERHNLITEMVALNPDFKPPADYKPPATRVSDKVMIPQDEYPEINFVGLLIGPRGNTLKNIEKECNAKIMIRGKGSVKEGKVGRKDGQMLPGEDEPLHALVTANTMENVKKAVEQIRNILKQGIETPEDQNDLRKMQLRELARLNGTLREDDNRILRPWQSSETRSITNTTVCTKCGGAGHIASDCKFQRPGDPQSAQDKARMDKEYLSLMAELGEAPVPASVGSTSGPATTPLASAPRPAAPANNPPPPSLMSTTQSRPPWMNSGPSESRPYHGMHGGGPGGPGGGPHSFPHPLPSLTGGHGGHPMQHNPNGPPPPWMQPPPPPMNQGPHPPGHHGPPPMVPGKYACGLWGLSPASRKRYDAATAYGHDAAAASASQWAAPAPSLWSSSPMATAAAAASATPSAQQQYGFQYPLAMAAKYDDYHHERWHRVHPAMATAAGGCRSFSRSPSDARQPHYGAPAPRGPAASAAWGPSPSAASTAWFHRHDVCPAPSSSASHGPF, from the exons ATGGCGACCGGAGCGAACGCCACGCCGCTGG ACTTCCCAAGTAAGAAGCGGAAGAGGAGCCGCTGGAACCAAGACACAATGGAACAAAAGACAGTGATTCCGGGAATGCCTACAGTTATTCCCCCTGGACTTACTCGAGAACAAGAAAGAGCTTACATAG TGCAACTGCAGATAGAAGACCTGACTCGTAAACTGCGCACAGGAGACCTGGGCATCCCCCCTAACCCTGAGGACAG GTCCCCTTCCCCTGAGCCCATCTACAATAGTGAGGGGAAGCGGCTTAATACCCGAGAGTTCCGCACCCGCAAAAAGCTGGAAGAGGAGCGGCACAACCTCATCACTGAGATGGTTGCACTCAACCCGGATTTTAAGCCACCTGCAGATTACAA ACCTCCAGCAACACGTGTGAGTGATAAAGTCATGATTCCACAAGATGAATACCCAGAAATCAACTTTGTGGGGCTGCTCATTGGGCCCAG AGGGAACACCCTAAAGAACATAGAGAAGGAGTGCAATGCCAAGATTATGATCCGGGGGAAAGGATCTGTGAAAGAAGGGAAGGTTGGGCGCAAAGATGGCCAGATGTTGCCAGGAGAAGATGAGCCACTTCATGCCCTGGTCACCGCCAATACAATGGAGAACGTCAAAAAGGCAGTGGAACAG ATAAGAAACATCTTGAAGCAGGGTATCGAGACCCCAGAAGACCAGAATGATCTACGGAAGATGCAGCTTCGGGAGTTGGCTCGCTTGAATGGGACCCTTCGGGAAGATGACAACAG GATCTTAAGACCTTGGCAGAGTTCAGAGACCCGCAGCATTACCAACACCACGGTGTGTACCAAGTGTGGAGGGGCTGGCCACATCGCTTCAGACTGCAAATTCCAAAG GCCTGGTGATCCCCAGTCAGCTCAGGATAAAGCACGGATGGATAAAGAATATTTGTCCCTCATGGCTGAACTGGGTGAAGCGCCCGTCCCAGCATCTGTGGGCTCCACCTctgggcctgccaccacacccctgGCCAGTGCACCTCGTCCTGCTGCTCCCGCCAACAACCCACCTCCGCCG TCTCTCATGTCCACCACTCAGAGTCGCCCACCCTGGATGAATTCTGGCCCTTCAGAGAGTCGGCCTTACCATGGCATGCACGGAGGTGGTCCTGGTGGGCCCGGAGGCGGCCCCCACAGCTTCCCACACCCGTTACCCAGCCTGACAGGTGGGCATGGTGGACATCCCATGCAGCACAACCCCAATGGACCCCCACCCCCTTGGATGCAGCCACCACCACCTCCGATGAACCAGGGCCCCCACCCACCTGGGCACCATGGCCCTCCTCCAATGG TACCTGGGAAGTACGCCTGTGGGCTCTGGGGTCTATCGCCTGCATCAAGGAAAAG GTATGATGCCGCCACCGCCTATGGGCATGatgccgccgccgcctccgcctcccagtggGCAGCCCCCGCCCCCTCCCTCTGGTCCTCTTCCCCCatggcaacagcagcagcagcagcctccgCCACCCCCTCCGCCCAGCAGCAGTATGGCTTCCAGTACCCCCTTGCCATGGCAGCAAA ATACGACGACTACCACCACGAGCGCTGGCACAGGGTCCATCCCGCCATGGCAACAGCAGCAGGCGGCTGCCGCAGCTTCTCCAGGAGCCCCTCAGATGCAAGGCAACCCCACTATGGTGCCCCTGCCCCCCGGGGTCCAGCCGCCTCTGCCGCCTGGGGCCCCTCCCCCTCCGCCGCCTCCACCGCCTGGTTCCACCGGCATGATGTATGCCCCGccccctcctcctccgcctcccatggACCCTTCTAA